Proteins found in one Campylobacter lari genomic segment:
- a CDS encoding thiamine phosphate synthase: MWDKKIIAISDSQNTQGDFLNFIEKLSQSSIDALVLREKHLDELEYAKLAKEVLKIFNKTQKICFLHYHYEACLKLNHQFFHAPLFVLQNYPQSYKKFELLGTSIHSKEELDLAYKLKVSHAFFGHVFKSSCKTDLAPKGIKNLKDLLEVSKIPIYAIGGINTQTINYLKDLNLAGICIREALYKSENVKKYILRCKDLLVQKD, encoded by the coding sequence ATGTGGGATAAAAAAATTATTGCTATTAGTGATAGTCAAAATACGCAAGGAGATTTTTTAAATTTTATTGAAAAACTAAGTCAAAGTAGTATTGATGCTTTGGTACTTAGAGAAAAACATTTAGATGAGTTAGAATATGCTAAATTAGCCAAAGAAGTATTAAAAATTTTTAATAAAACTCAAAAGATTTGCTTTTTGCATTATCATTATGAAGCTTGTTTAAAATTAAATCATCAATTTTTTCATGCTCCTTTATTTGTTTTACAAAATTACCCACAAAGCTATAAAAAATTTGAGCTTTTGGGTACTTCCATCCATTCTAAAGAAGAATTAGATTTAGCTTATAAGCTTAAAGTAAGTCATGCTTTTTTTGGGCATGTGTTTAAAAGCTCTTGTAAGACTGATTTAGCTCCAAAAGGTATAAAGAATTTAAAAGATTTATTAGAAGTTTCAAAAATACCCATTTATGCCATAGGTGGCATAAATACTCAAACTATAAACTACTTAAAAGATTTAAATTTAGCAGGTATATGTATAAGAGAAGCTTTGTATAAAAGCGAAAATGTAAAAAAATATATTTTAAGATGTAAAGATCTTTTAGTCCAAAAGGACTAA
- a CDS encoding thiazole synthase, protein MEKLKIGKYEFNSRFILGSGKFSFELIKSAIEEAKVEIITLALRRVNDKGIENILDFIPRHIKLLPNTSGARNANEALRIARLAKELGCGDMIKVEVISDSKYLLPDNYESIKAVELLANEGFTPLVCMYPDLYAARAMASAGAAAIMPLGAPIGSNKGLKTKEFIQILLNEISLPIIVDAGIGNPAQACEAMQMGVSAVMANTAIAQAKDVAKMAKAFALAIDAGYNAYLAGIANESLPSASSPLSGFLRD, encoded by the coding sequence ATGGAAAAATTAAAAATAGGAAAATATGAGTTTAATTCTAGGTTTATTTTAGGTTCTGGGAAATTTTCTTTTGAGCTTATAAAATCAGCCATTGAAGAAGCAAAAGTTGAGATTATTACCTTAGCTTTGCGTAGGGTAAATGATAAAGGCATAGAAAATATACTTGATTTTATCCCAAGGCATATTAAGCTTTTACCAAATACTTCAGGTGCAAGAAATGCTAATGAAGCATTGCGTATAGCAAGACTTGCAAAAGAGCTTGGCTGTGGAGATATGATTAAGGTTGAAGTAATTAGCGATAGTAAATATTTATTACCGGATAATTATGAAAGTATAAAAGCAGTTGAACTTTTAGCAAATGAGGGTTTTACACCTTTAGTTTGTATGTACCCTGATTTATACGCAGCGCGTGCTATGGCAAGTGCAGGAGCTGCTGCTATAATGCCTCTTGGAGCTCCTATAGGAAGCAATAAAGGCTTAAAAACTAAAGAATTTATACAAATTTTACTTAATGAAATTAGCTTGCCTATTATAGTAGATGCAGGTATAGGAAATCCTGCACAAGCTTGCGAAGCTATGCAAATGGGAGTAAGTGCAGTGATGGCAAATACTGCCATAGCCCAAGCTAAAGATGTAGCAAAAATGGCAAAGGCTTTTGCTTTGGCTATAGATGCAGGATATAATGCGTATTTAGCAGGCATAGCAAATGAAAGCTTGCCAAGTGCAAGCTCGCCTTTGAGTGGTTTTTTAAGAGATTAA
- the thiF gene encoding thiamine biosynthesis protein ThiF → MMRIKFNGSVIDTHFKNTLDFFQSVSKNENDVWIINGFATKESLELKENDELFCIEKNTLPPYEALDAMMRARHTPKLHNKLKKASVAVCGLGGLGSHIAINLARSGVGRLHLIDFDVVEPSNLNRQAYMVEDLGKFKAEALKDQIAKINPFIEVFAQVLKIEKENIAELFTNDDIVCEAFDSAKYKALLAQNFHQYYPQKTLICASGLAGYGDSNSIQTRKIAKNFYVCGDLKNEAKVGNGLMAPRVNICAGHQANLVLELLASE, encoded by the coding sequence TTGATGAGAATTAAATTTAATGGTAGTGTGATAGACACGCATTTTAAAAATACTTTGGATTTTTTTCAAAGTGTGAGTAAAAATGAAAATGATGTATGGATAATCAATGGTTTTGCGACAAAAGAAAGTTTGGAGTTAAAAGAAAATGATGAGCTTTTTTGTATAGAAAAAAATACTTTACCACCATATGAAGCTCTTGATGCGATGATGAGGGCAAGACACACTCCAAAGCTTCATAATAAACTTAAAAAGGCAAGTGTAGCAGTGTGTGGGCTTGGTGGACTTGGTTCGCATATAGCTATAAATTTAGCAAGAAGTGGGGTTGGTAGGCTTCATTTGATTGATTTTGATGTAGTTGAGCCAAGTAACCTTAATCGCCAAGCTTATATGGTGGAAGATTTAGGTAAATTTAAGGCTGAAGCTTTAAAAGATCAAATCGCTAAAATTAATCCTTTTATAGAAGTATTTGCACAAGTTTTAAAAATAGAAAAAGAAAATATAGCCGAACTTTTTACAAATGATGATATAGTTTGTGAGGCCTTTGATAGTGCAAAATACAAAGCCCTTTTGGCGCAAAATTTTCACCAATACTATCCTCAAAAAACATTAATTTGTGCTTCTGGTTTAGCAGGATATGGCGATAGCAACAGCATACAAACAAGAAAAATCGCAAAAAACTTTTATGTTTGTGGTGATTTAAAAAATGAGGCAAAAGTAGGCAATGGACTTATGGCACCACGTGTAAATATTTGCGCAGGACATCAAGCAAATTTAGTTTTAGAACTTTTAGCAAGTGAGTAA